A DNA window from Flavisolibacter ginsenosidimutans contains the following coding sequences:
- a CDS encoding chaperone modulator CbpM produces MSREELISANDFCTHHRIEISFLQSLQNYGLVEMTTVEHNVFLHPEQLSEVEKFIRLHYDLHVNMEGLDVIRHMLERMESLQKEASSLRNRLRFYEE; encoded by the coding sequence ATGTCACGCGAAGAACTAATATCCGCTAACGATTTCTGCACGCATCACCGCATCGAAATTTCTTTTTTGCAGTCATTGCAGAATTACGGCCTTGTGGAAATGACAACCGTTGAGCACAACGTTTTCCTGCATCCCGAACAACTGAGCGAGGTAGAAAAATTCATCCGGCTGCATTATGATTTGCACGTGAACATGGAGGGCCTCGACGTCATTCGTCACATGCTGGAACGAATGGAGAGTTTGCAAAAAGAAGCGAGCAGCCTTCGCAACCGTTTGCGATTTTACGAGGAATAA
- a CDS encoding DUF5686 and carboxypeptidase regulatory-like domain-containing protein gives MFTGPRKISFLFLVFLFFTTCVQAQVVRVYGKITNNKFEALPNASVHLKTSSVGTLSKDDGSYELFVNKGTYEIVVSMVGYKTRILPMVVNDETLQNIILQDDEEKNTLSEVVIKIKMKDRADEIMKKLVEHKDSVNIGLKGYSYKAYIKATLQDSVLVNKDSATKPEPTVKTLSEILLKVDKDEAGHIKEERLGVKRSGEDKKLFYQSTTDGDFNFYNNLISVPSISSTPFVSPVSNTGLLSYKFKTLHIERHGREKLYTLSVTPKALTNATLEGEITVSDSTWTILYCRFRFPQYHLQEYNFFEVEQQHDFVQGKAWLLNQQKFTYYADGRKNRITGQTVVNYSDYELNKTFPRRYFTNEVSVTAEDAYHRDSTFWRTARKKTLSEKEAEFIRYRDSLFAVTQTEAYRDSIAREINRITWKKIGFFGQTIYNRQKERSWYLPPIISLYSPFAFGGGRINANVGYGKFYPNRKNLFINTSLSYGLRNKDVNGSLDLTRMYNPFNRGYYKLTAKREFQFIYEGDAYINMIKRSNIYLNNELGVGHGLEIFNGFFVHNELGIALRRSVANYKTGSLVDSLLGNVLNNNQPVPFEPYNALYGKLRLEYTPFQKYRREPLEKIILGSKWPTVYVEWRKGIKNILASDVDFDYVEFGLQQTLNLGLLGQSKYKLSTGSFLNTNDLRLIDYKFERRGDPFLFMNPQTAFQALDSTFPVFKRFYEGHYLHEFNGFLLNKIPLLKKLKLREIAGAGFLFTQERNLRYGEVFAGVERAFQSPFNPLDKFKLGIYVVGSAANQFRNPVQFKIGFTTWDKRRGKWF, from the coding sequence ATGTTTACAGGCCCGCGAAAAATATCTTTTCTCTTTTTAGTGTTCTTGTTTTTTACAACGTGTGTGCAGGCGCAGGTCGTGAGAGTTTACGGCAAAATCACCAACAACAAGTTTGAAGCGCTGCCCAACGCCAGTGTGCATTTGAAAACATCATCGGTTGGCACCTTGTCAAAAGATGACGGCAGCTACGAACTCTTCGTCAACAAAGGTACCTACGAAATTGTGGTAAGCATGGTGGGTTACAAAACCCGCATCCTGCCGATGGTGGTGAACGACGAAACTTTACAGAACATCATTTTGCAAGACGACGAAGAAAAGAACACCTTGTCGGAAGTGGTCATCAAAATAAAGATGAAAGACCGCGCCGACGAGATTATGAAAAAACTCGTTGAGCACAAAGACAGCGTAAACATTGGACTGAAAGGTTACTCTTACAAAGCCTACATCAAAGCCACCTTGCAGGATTCTGTTTTGGTGAACAAAGACAGCGCAACGAAACCCGAACCGACGGTAAAAACACTTTCGGAAATTCTCTTGAAAGTTGACAAAGACGAAGCGGGACATATCAAAGAAGAAAGGCTTGGCGTAAAACGAAGCGGTGAAGACAAAAAGCTTTTTTATCAATCCACCACCGACGGCGATTTTAATTTTTACAACAACCTTATTTCGGTGCCGTCTATTTCATCCACGCCTTTTGTTTCGCCGGTAAGCAATACGGGGCTTCTCTCCTATAAGTTTAAAACATTGCACATTGAACGGCACGGCCGCGAAAAATTGTACACTCTTTCCGTTACGCCGAAAGCATTGACAAACGCAACGCTGGAAGGCGAAATAACCGTGTCGGACAGCACGTGGACGATTTTGTATTGCCGCTTTCGCTTTCCGCAATACCATTTGCAGGAATACAATTTTTTTGAGGTCGAGCAACAGCACGACTTCGTTCAGGGCAAAGCCTGGTTGTTGAACCAGCAAAAGTTTACCTACTATGCCGACGGTAGAAAAAACCGCATCACAGGACAAACAGTTGTCAATTATTCCGACTACGAATTGAACAAAACATTTCCGCGCCGCTATTTCACCAACGAGGTTAGCGTGACGGCCGAAGACGCTTATCACCGCGACTCGACCTTTTGGCGCACGGCGCGAAAGAAAACGCTTTCGGAAAAAGAAGCCGAATTTATTCGCTACCGCGACAGCCTTTTTGCCGTTACGCAAACAGAAGCTTACCGCGATTCCATTGCCCGCGAAATCAACCGCATTACCTGGAAGAAGATCGGCTTCTTTGGTCAAACCATTTACAACCGGCAAAAGGAAAGAAGCTGGTACCTGCCACCGATTATTTCCTTGTATTCGCCTTTTGCTTTTGGCGGCGGACGGATAAACGCAAACGTTGGCTACGGAAAGTTTTATCCAAACCGCAAGAACCTTTTTATCAACACGAGTTTGAGTTACGGCTTGCGCAACAAAGACGTAAACGGCTCGCTTGATTTAACACGGATGTACAATCCGTTTAACCGCGGCTACTACAAGCTCACGGCCAAGCGGGAGTTCCAGTTTATTTACGAAGGCGATGCGTACATCAACATGATCAAGCGCAGCAATATTTATTTGAACAACGAATTGGGCGTGGGTCACGGACTGGAAATCTTCAACGGTTTTTTTGTACACAACGAGCTTGGCATTGCGCTGCGCCGCTCGGTGGCAAATTATAAAACTGGCAGTTTAGTGGACAGTTTGTTGGGCAATGTGCTCAACAACAATCAACCCGTTCCGTTTGAACCGTACAACGCTTTGTACGGAAAACTCAGGTTAGAATACACACCTTTTCAGAAGTATCGCCGCGAGCCTTTGGAAAAAATTATTTTGGGCAGCAAATGGCCCACAGTTTACGTAGAATGGCGCAAAGGCATCAAAAATATTTTGGCTTCGGACGTGGATTTTGATTATGTAGAATTTGGCCTGCAACAAACGCTCAACCTTGGTTTACTTGGCCAATCGAAATACAAACTAAGCACCGGCAGCTTTTTAAACACGAACGATTTGCGCTTGATTGATTACAAGTTTGAGCGCCGCGGCGATCCGTTTTTATTCATGAACCCACAAACCGCGTTTCAGGCTTTGGATTCTACGTTTCCCGTTTTCAAGCGCTTTTACGAAGGCCATTACCTGCACGAGTTCAACGGCTTTTTATTGAACAAAATTCCACTGCTGAAAAAACTAAAATTGCGGGAGATTGCCGGCGCCGGCTTCCTGTTTACACAAGAACGAAACCTGCGCTACGGCGAAGTCTTCGCCGGTGTGGAAAGAGCGTTTCAATCGCCCTTTAATCCATTGGATAAATTCAAGTTGGGCATTTATGTTGTTGGCTCTGCGGCCAATCAGTTTCGCAATCCCGTTCAATTTAAAATTGGCTTTACCACCTGGGACAAGCGGCGGGGAAAATGGTTTTAA
- a CDS encoding MBL fold metallo-hydrolase, with protein MKISFHGAARTVTGSKHIVTLNSGKKILLDCGMFQGMGAETDELNNGFGFDPKEISLLLLSHAHIDHTGLIPKLVKEGFNGRIVCTEATRDLTEILLYDSAEIQTYETENINKKREKAGQQPYEPLYTSEDVAHCLAQFETVPYDGWISLDPELDALFTATGHLIGSAAITLRIKEGRKRTKILFSGDVGRYRSVLLQPPTEPPQADYIILESTYGDKRHDVRFNLVKALRQWVEKVCVERGGQLIIPAFSVGRTQEVLYGLNQLSLEKRLPDLPVFVDSPLSQKATETIKKYTTQFNERLQNVLSIDDDPFDFPGLKYVENVEDSRRLVEYKEPCVIVSASGTADAGRVRHHINSALHNPNNAILLVGYCGAKSLGGQLLSGAKEVEIFNDLCKVTAEIGQVNGMSAHGDTDDLGQFMSNQAPEKVKGIFLVHGEQAVQKAFADRLSLKGFNRIECPAPHQEYTLPLPRKRKRIPLQSSVQTAAA; from the coding sequence ATGAAAATTTCCTTTCACGGCGCAGCCCGAACCGTAACGGGTTCGAAGCACATTGTTACGCTGAACAGCGGCAAAAAAATTTTGCTTGATTGCGGGATGTTTCAAGGCATGGGTGCAGAAACCGATGAGTTGAACAACGGCTTTGGTTTTGATCCGAAGGAAATTAGTCTTTTGCTTCTCTCCCATGCACACATTGATCACACGGGACTGATTCCAAAACTGGTGAAAGAAGGCTTTAACGGCCGCATTGTCTGCACCGAAGCTACCAGGGACCTGACGGAAATTTTACTGTACGACAGTGCTGAAATACAGACTTACGAAACCGAAAACATCAACAAAAAAAGAGAAAAGGCCGGCCAACAACCGTACGAACCGCTTTATACAAGCGAAGACGTTGCGCATTGCCTTGCTCAATTTGAAACGGTGCCTTACGACGGTTGGATAAGCCTCGATCCGGAACTTGACGCATTGTTCACGGCTACGGGTCATCTTATTGGCAGCGCGGCAATTACGCTTCGAATTAAAGAAGGGCGCAAGCGCACCAAAATATTATTCAGCGGCGATGTGGGCCGCTATCGTTCGGTACTCTTACAACCACCCACTGAACCGCCGCAAGCCGATTACATTATTCTTGAAAGCACCTACGGTGACAAGCGCCACGACGTTCGGTTTAACCTGGTAAAAGCTTTGCGACAATGGGTTGAAAAAGTTTGCGTGGAAAGAGGCGGACAACTCATTATCCCGGCCTTTAGCGTGGGCCGTACGCAGGAAGTGCTTTATGGCCTGAACCAACTAAGTCTTGAAAAACGTCTGCCTGATTTGCCGGTTTTTGTGGACAGTCCTTTAAGCCAAAAAGCTACGGAAACAATCAAAAAATACACAACCCAATTCAACGAACGATTGCAGAATGTGCTGAGCATTGATGACGATCCATTTGACTTCCCGGGATTGAAATACGTGGAAAACGTGGAGGATAGTCGCCGTCTTGTGGAATACAAAGAACCTTGTGTGATTGTATCGGCGAGCGGCACTGCAGACGCAGGCCGTGTGCGGCATCACATCAACAGCGCTTTGCACAACCCGAACAATGCAATCTTGCTGGTGGGTTACTGCGGCGCTAAATCATTAGGCGGACAACTTTTATCCGGTGCAAAAGAGGTGGAGATTTTTAACGATCTCTGCAAGGTTACCGCTGAAATCGGACAAGTGAATGGCATGAGTGCCCACGGCGATACCGATGACTTGGGTCAGTTTATGTCTAATCAGGCCCCCGAAAAAGTAAAAGGTATTTTTTTGGTTCACGGCGAACAAGCAGTGCAAAAAGCCTTTGCCGACCGGCTTTCGTTAAAGGGTTTTAACCGCATTGAATGCCCTGCGCCGCACCAGGAATACACGCTTCCGCTGCCGCGGAAACGCAAGCGCATTCCATTGCAATCGTCGGTACAAACGGCCGCGGCTTAA
- a CDS encoding HPF/RaiA family ribosome-associated protein, with translation MDVIIQSLGFKHSANLEAYINEKLGKLTPSDNIIRANVTLFQGPDRATPNDYCEIRLEVPGPDLFVKEQSEQFEQAVDECINKLQGILRKQKEKMVDSHRRAGAQ, from the coding sequence ATGGACGTAATCATTCAATCCCTTGGCTTTAAACACAGCGCAAACCTGGAAGCATACATCAACGAAAAATTAGGAAAGCTAACTCCATCCGACAACATCATCCGGGCAAACGTTACGCTTTTTCAAGGCCCCGACAGAGCAACGCCAAACGACTATTGCGAAATAAGGCTTGAAGTTCCCGGCCCCGACCTGTTTGTAAAAGAACAAAGCGAACAATTTGAGCAGGCCGTTGACGAGTGCATCAACAAATTGCAAGGCATCCTGCGTAAGCAAAAAGAGAAAATGGTTGACAGCCACCGCAGGGCGGGAGCGCAGTGA